The following proteins come from a genomic window of Thermoleophilia bacterium:
- the rplM gene encoding 50S ribosomal protein L13 codes for MKTYVAKPSTIEKKWYIVDAKGHTLGRLATVVADCLRGKRKATYTPNIDTGDFVVIINADQVVVTGKKPEQKMYYHHTGYPGGIKSESYASLLARRPEEVVRHAVRGMLPHNKLGRAQLRKLKIYAGTEHPHAAQMPEVLEIKE; via the coding sequence ATGAAGACTTACGTCGCCAAGCCATCCACTATCGAGAAGAAGTGGTACATCGTCGATGCGAAGGGCCATACTCTGGGCCGCCTCGCTACCGTCGTCGCCGACTGCCTGCGCGGAAAGCGGAAGGCCACCTACACGCCGAACATCGACACGGGCGACTTCGTCGTCATCATTAACGCCGATCAGGTCGTCGTGACGGGCAAGAAGCCCGAGCAGAAGATGTACTACCACCACACCGGGTATCCGGGCGGTATCAAGTCGGAGTCGTATGCCTCGCTCCTCGCCCGTCGCCCTGAAGAGGTTGTGCGCCACGCTGTGCGCGGCATGCTGCCGCACAACAAGCTTGGGCGGGCGCAGTTGCGCAAGCTCAAGATCTATGCCGGCACTGAGCACCCGCATGCAGCGCAGATGCCAGAAGTGCTCGAGATCAAGGAGTAA
- the rpsI gene encoding 30S ribosomal protein S9, translating to MSDAVTYRATGKRKTSVARVILTPGVGKVLINGREIDAYFGRKVLETVALMPFETTHTAGKFDVKANVFGGGISSQAGAVRHGIARALCDADETLRTPLKRAGFLVRDDRQVERKKAGFHKARKKPQFSKR from the coding sequence GTGTCTGATGCAGTGACGTACCGTGCGACCGGGAAGCGCAAGACCAGCGTGGCCCGTGTGATCCTCACTCCCGGTGTCGGCAAGGTCCTGATCAATGGCCGCGAGATCGACGCTTACTTCGGCCGCAAGGTCCTCGAGACTGTGGCTCTTATGCCGTTTGAGACAACGCATACCGCCGGCAAGTTCGATGTCAAAGCGAACGTGTTTGGGGGCGGCATCAGCAGTCAGGCTGGTGCTGTGCGCCACGGCATCGCTCGCGCTCTTTGCGACGCCGACGAGACTCTGCGGACGCCGCTCAAGCGCGCCGGCTTTCTCGTGCGCGACGATCGTCAGGTGGAGCGCAAGAAGGCCGGCTTCCATAAGGCGCGCAAGAAGCCGCAGTTCAGCAAGCGCTAG